The bacterium genome segment GTTCCTGATGATGCGCTTTCTGAAGCGCACAAAATACTTTCAAGAGCAGATGTTGAACCTGAGGAATTTGTCGCCATCCATCCTGGAAGTGGTGGTTCAGCGCTTAACTGGGGCCCTGAAAACTTCCGCTCGTTGGCGGAAATACTCAAAAAAGATGGAATAAAGTATGTTGTCACCGCCGGACCAGGGGAGCTTGAGCTTGCACAATTCGTTGCCGGTGGCAAAACTAATGTGATCTTCAATCAGCCCATCCAGATTGTAGCCGGTATTTACAAGTTTTCTCGTGCGTTCGTCGGGCCAAGCACAGGAATGCTCCACCTCGCCGATGCCGTGGGTACCCTTGCATTCGGCATTTACCCGGTGCTAAGAGTAACATCAGCGACACGATGGGGTCCCGCCCACAACAAAGCAGGCTGGATAAGCCCAGACCTGCCGCCCTGTAAAAAGTGCAAAAAAAGCTGCCGTCATTATCCCTGCACAAATCTTATATCGCCGCTGGAAGTTTACAGGCGGATTGTTGATGTTTTCAAAGATTAAGAAT includes the following:
- a CDS encoding glycosyltransferase family 9 protein, which produces VPDDALSEAHKILSRADVEPEEFVAIHPGSGGSALNWGPENFRSLAEILKKDGIKYVVTAGPGELELAQFVAGGKTNVIFNQPIQIVAGIYKFSRAFVGPSTGMLHLADAVGTLAFGIYPVLRVTSATRWGPAHNKAGWISPDLPPCKKCKKSCRHYPCTNLISPLEVYRRIVDVFKD